One genomic window of Elaeis guineensis isolate ETL-2024a chromosome 2, EG11, whole genome shotgun sequence includes the following:
- the LOC105059761 gene encoding protein ETHYLENE-INSENSITIVE 2 isoform X3 produces MITSDLTTILGIAYGLNLLLGVDLVTCICFAAIGAVLLPFFVTVLDNRIAETLYVIIAGLALLLYVLGVLISQPEIPLVMNVIFPKLSGESAYSLMALLGANIMAHNFYIHSSIVQRQRRLPNVALNALFHDHFFAILFIFTGIFLVNYVLMNSAAVVFSNADIVLNFQDVSLLMDQIFRTPIAPMAFFLVLLCSSQVTTLTWNIGGQVVLQHFFGIKLPLPVHHVLVKALTIISGLYCAKSAGIEGMYQLLIFCQVIQAMLLPSSVIPLFRVASSRLIMGAFKISWYLEILALFTFFGMLASNVIFVVEMLFGNSSWINNMRGSTGSSLIAPYTALLLICCTSIIFTLYLAVTPLKSASEGPEAQIWTLHSQKDKLEVAKGREENDLDNITFDEDQGSAVEPVLESSLEGVPDKSVHEFNVEMSETSIDSDHDTHRSSYGPNISSTCTSPSHHPEELKSAVEPDLLEITDRVSASGLPDAGIVQRVESKYPVEKDVRVETDVRMDKDDGGALEAEGSLRGALPTSTSDGPGSFSSVMEKGYDGGNGSGSLSKLSGLGRSARRQLAAILDEFWGNLFDFHGKLTQEASTKKLDILLGLDFKVVGSGKMNSSGAELSKNFFTDADRGAVFSAISRDFSSPKQKKDSTIELPYGLQMGSASWSQNMQVLNTDMQNSSSNLLDPSEKLCSSLHLPQLSDNWDYQPATIHGYQIASYLKGIGSGRTPYSSSISLEPMPTPRSAASFIPNFRDSVMYTQGQNGLGSMGTSGLQSPTASRIGRMPVEMPYYDPSLVESSENFGPSASTKKYHSSPDISALIAASRNSLLNGGKWGGPIGPHPFLGRMTSEKSQYLNCTSRAGGPLAFDELSPQLHRDVFSLQSNLNPEMKSLWSRQPFEQLFGMVSPDQSRGDGGIAPRSSIAPNKDTLSHVEPETSLLQSLQHCIRKLLKLEGSDWLFRQNGGSDEELIDRVAATEKYLHDNGRNEVYMSDHHLSADQRASADQRSEEADTPYILSLPNCGNGCIWRPALVVSFGVWCIHRILELSLVESRPELWGKYTYVLNRLQGILDPAFSKPRHPISCCSCLERPAKYMKSFNQSQQNGLLCTIEKLVNESFTTASMILEIIKDVEIAVSGRKGRTGTAAGDVAFPKGKENLASVLKRYKRRLSNRFSGNHEGTSSCRIPSPATSSVL; encoded by the exons ATGATTACTTCAGACCTGACTACG ATTTTGGGCATTGCATATGGACTCAATCTTCTACTTGGGGTTGATCTGGTCACATGTATCTGTTTTGCTGCAATTGGTGCTGTTTTACTTCCCTTTTTTGTCACTGTTTTG GACAACCGAATAGCAGAAACATTATATGTAATCATAGCAGGCCTTGCTTTGCTACTCTATGTGCTTGGGGTATTAATTAGTCAACCAGAAATTCCTCTTGTGATGAATGTGATTTTTCCTAAGTTGAGCGGTGAGAGTGCATACTCACTCATGGCTCTTCTTGGTGCAAATATAATGGCGCACAATTTTTACATACACTCTTCAATTGTACAG CGGCAGAGAAGACTCCCAAATGTAGCTTTGAATGCTTTGTTTCATGACCATTTTTTTGCCATTCTGTTCATTTTTACTGGCATTTTTCTGGTGAACTACGTGCTGATGAACTCAGCAGCTGTGGTGTTCAGCAATGCAGACATTGTGCTTAACTTCCAAGATGTTTCTTTGCTGATGGACCAG ATATTTAGGACTCCAATAGCACCAATGGCATTTTTTCTGGTCCTTCTCTGCTCTAGTCAGGTCACAACTTTAACATGGAATATTGGTGGGCAAGTGGTATTGCAACATTTTTTTGGCATAAAGCTACCTCTGCCGGTTCATCACGTGTTAGTTAAGGCTCTCACTATCATCTCAGGCCTCTATTGTGCAAAGAGTGCAGGAATTGAAGGAATGTATCAATTGCTTATTTTCTGCCAAGTTATACAGGCTATGCTTCTTCCATCTTCTGTGATTCCTCTTTTCCGGGTTGCATCATCAAGATTAATAATGGgagctttcaaaatctcttggtATCTTGAAATCCTGGCTTTGTTTACATTTTTTGGGATGCTTGCCTCAAATGTTATTTTTGTCGTAGAAATGTTATTTGGAAATAGCAGCTGGATCAATAACATGAGGGGAAGTACAGGAAGCAGTCTGATAGCCCCATATACTGCTCTCCTACTCATTTGTTGTACTTCCATTATTTTTACGCTATATCTGGCTGTTACACCACTAAAATCTGCGAGTGAGGGGCCAGAGGCACAGATATGGACCTTGCATTCTCAGAAAGATAAGTTGGAGGTTGCCAAGGGCAGAGAAGAAAATGATCTAGATAACATTACATTTGATGAAGATCAGGGGTCTGCAGTAGAACCTGTCTTGGAAAGTTCCCTGGAGGGTGTTCCTGATAAATCAGTTCATGAATTCAATGTTGAAATGTCTGAGACATCTATTGATTCTGACCATGATACTCATCGGTCTTCTTATGGTCCAAACATTAGTTCTACTTGTACTTCCCCATCACATCATCCCGAAGAATTGAAGTCTGCAGTTGAACCTGACTTACTGGAAATCACAGATAGAGTTTCTGCTAGTGGCTTGCCAGATGCAGGTATTGTGCAGAGGGTTGAGTCCAAGTATCCGGTGGAAAAGGATGTCAGAGTGGAAACAGATGTTCGCATGGATAAAGATGATGGAGGTGCTTTGGAGGCTGAAGGCTCCCTTAGAGGAGCTTTGCCAACTTCAACCTCTGATGGTCCTGGATCCTTTAGTAGTGTCATGGAAAAAGGTTATGATGGAGGTAATGGCAGTGGAAGCCTGTCAAAATTGTCTGGATTGGGTCGCTCAGCACGACGTCAATTAGCTGCAATTTTGGATGAGTTTTGGGGTAATCTGTTTGATTTTCATGGGAAGCTAACTCAAGAAGCAAGTACAAAAAAACTGGATATTTTGTTGGGATTAGATTTCAAAGTAGTGGGTTCTGGCAAAATGAATAGCTCAGGAGCAGAATTGTCCAAGAATTTCTTTACAGATGCAGATAGAGGAGCGGTTTTCTCAGCAATCTCAAGGGACTTCAGCTCTCCCAAACAGAAGAAAGATTCAACTATTGAGTTACCCTATGGGCTTCAAATGGGATCCGCATCCTGGTCTCAGAATATGCAAGTATTGAACACAGATATGCAAAACTCAAGCAGCAACCTACTTGATCCCAGTGAAAAGCTCTGTTCTAGTTTGCACTTGCCTCAACTTTCTGATAATTGGGATTATCAGCCGGCTACAATACATGGTTATCAGATAGCATCCTATCTCAAAGGGATTGGTTCCGGCAGAACTCCCTATTCCTCAAGCATTTCACTAGAACCAATGCCAACTCCCAGGTCAGCTGCATCCTTTATTCCGAATTTCAGAGATTCGGTTATGTATACTCAAGGGCAAAATGGACTTGGTTCAATGGGAACATCTGGTCTGCAAAGCCCAACAGCATCTCGAATTGGCAGAATGCCGGTGGAAATGCCTTACTATGACCCTTCCCTGGTTGAAAGTAGTGAAAATTTTGGCCCTTCAGCCTCCACAAAGAAATACCATAGTTCACCTGATATTTCTGCACTCATTGCTGCTAGCAGGAATTCCTTGTTGAATGGGGGAAAATGGGGTGGTCCTATTGGCCCTCATCCATTCCTGGGTAGGATGACATCTGAGAAATCACAATATTTGAACTGCACCTCTAGAGCTGGAGGTCCACTGGCATTTGATGAGCTTTCTCCCCAGCTTCATAGGGATGTGTTCTCTTTACAGTCAAATTTGAATCCGGAAATGAAATCTCTTTGGTCTAGACAACCATTCGAACAATTGTTTGGTATGGTAAGCCCAGACCAGAGTAGAGGGGATGGAGGAATTGCTCCCAGATCCAGCATAGCTCCCAACAAAGACACTCTCTCTCATGTGGAACCAGAAACCAGCCTTCTTCAATCTCTTCAACATTGTATCAGGAAACTCCTAAAATTGGAGGGATCAGATTGGCTGTTTAGACAAAATGGTGGGTCCGATGAGGAGCTAATTGATCGAGTTGCTGCAACTGAGAAATATCTACATGATAATGGCAGGAATGAGGTATACATGAGTGACCATCATTTGTCTGCTGATCAAAGGGCCAGTGCAGACCAGAGGAGTGAAGAGGCAGATACCCCTTACATTTTGTCATTGCCCAATTGTGGAAATGGTTGCATATGGCGACCAGCCCTGGTTGTGAGTTTTGGTGTGTGGTGCATACACCGGATTTTAGAACTATCACTCGTGGAGAGTCGGCCAGAGCTATGGGGCAAATATACTTATGTTCTTAATCGCCTTCAG GGAATTCTTGATCCTGCATTTTCCAAGCCTCGTCATCCGATTAGCTGCTGCTCATGTCTTGAAAGACCAGCAAAATATATGAAGAGCTTCAACCAGTCACAGCAGAATGGGCTGTTATGTACCATTGAAAAATTGGTCAATGAATCCTTCACAACAGCAAGTATGATTCTCGAGATCATCAAGGATGTGGAGATTGCAGTGTCTGGCCGCAAGGGCCGGACTGGCACTGCAGCAGGTGATGTTGCATTTCCCAaaggaaaagagaacctggcatCTGTATTAAAGCGCTATAAGCGTCGGCTCTCAAACAGGTTTTCTGGGAACCATGAAGGCACTTCATCCTGCAGGATCCCTTCACCTGCTACTTCCTCAGTTTTATAG
- the LOC105059761 gene encoding protein ETHYLENE-INSENSITIVE 2 isoform X1: MASGGAVPHLFPSIGPALMISMGYIDLGKWVAAVEGGARFGYDLILLVLFFNFAAILCQYLATCIGMITGKNLAEICREEYCRPACITLGLQAEFSMITSDLTTILGIAYGLNLLLGVDLVTCICFAAIGAVLLPFFVTVLDNRIAETLYVIIAGLALLLYVLGVLISQPEIPLVMNVIFPKLSGESAYSLMALLGANIMAHNFYIHSSIVQRQRRLPNVALNALFHDHFFAILFIFTGIFLVNYVLMNSAAVVFSNADIVLNFQDVSLLMDQIFRTPIAPMAFFLVLLCSSQVTTLTWNIGGQVVLQHFFGIKLPLPVHHVLVKALTIISGLYCAKSAGIEGMYQLLIFCQVIQAMLLPSSVIPLFRVASSRLIMGAFKISWYLEILALFTFFGMLASNVIFVVEMLFGNSSWINNMRGSTGSSLIAPYTALLLICCTSIIFTLYLAVTPLKSASEGPEAQIWTLHSQKDKLEVAKGREENDLDNITFDEDQGSAVEPVLESSLEGVPDKSVHEFNVEMSETSIDSDHDTHRSSYGPNISSTCTSPSHHPEELKSAVEPDLLEITDRVSASGLPDAGIVQRVESKYPVEKDVRVETDVRMDKDDGGALEAEGSLRGALPTSTSDGPGSFSSVMEKGYDGGNGSGSLSKLSGLGRSARRQLAAILDEFWGNLFDFHGKLTQEASTKKLDILLGLDFKVVGSGKMNSSGAELSKNFFTDADRGAVFSAISRDFSSPKQKKDSTIELPYGLQMGSASWSQNMQVLNTDMQNSSSNLLDPSEKLCSSLHLPQLSDNWDYQPATIHGYQIASYLKGIGSGRTPYSSSISLEPMPTPRSAASFIPNFRDSVMYTQGQNGLGSMGTSGLQSPTASRIGRMPVEMPYYDPSLVESSENFGPSASTKKYHSSPDISALIAASRNSLLNGGKWGGPIGPHPFLGRMTSEKSQYLNCTSRAGGPLAFDELSPQLHRDVFSLQSNLNPEMKSLWSRQPFEQLFGMVSPDQSRGDGGIAPRSSIAPNKDTLSHVEPETSLLQSLQHCIRKLLKLEGSDWLFRQNGGSDEELIDRVAATEKYLHDNGRNEVYMSDHHLSADQRASADQRSEEADTPYILSLPNCGNGCIWRPALVVSFGVWCIHRILELSLVESRPELWGKYTYVLNRLQGILDPAFSKPRHPISCCSCLERPAKYMKSFNQSQQNGLLCTIEKLVNESFTTASMILEIIKDVEIAVSGRKGRTGTAAGDVAFPKGKENLASVLKRYKRRLSNRFSGNHEGTSSCRIPSPATSSVL, from the exons ATGGCGTCAGGGGGAGCAGTGCCTCATCTTTTCCCGTCTATTGGACCTGCACTTATGATTTCTATGGGATACATTGACCTTGGAAAGTGGGTGGCAGCTGTGGAGGGTGGGGCCCGCTTTGGATATGATCTCATATTACTAGTTCTCTTTTTCAATTTCGCTGCCATTTTGTGCCAGTACCTTGCAACTTGCATTGGTATGATCACTGGAAAGAATCTTGCAGAG ATTTGCAGAGAGGAGTATTGCAGGCCAGCATGCATAACACTTGGACTCCAAGCAGAGTTTTCCATGATTACTTCAGACCTGACTACG ATTTTGGGCATTGCATATGGACTCAATCTTCTACTTGGGGTTGATCTGGTCACATGTATCTGTTTTGCTGCAATTGGTGCTGTTTTACTTCCCTTTTTTGTCACTGTTTTG GACAACCGAATAGCAGAAACATTATATGTAATCATAGCAGGCCTTGCTTTGCTACTCTATGTGCTTGGGGTATTAATTAGTCAACCAGAAATTCCTCTTGTGATGAATGTGATTTTTCCTAAGTTGAGCGGTGAGAGTGCATACTCACTCATGGCTCTTCTTGGTGCAAATATAATGGCGCACAATTTTTACATACACTCTTCAATTGTACAG CGGCAGAGAAGACTCCCAAATGTAGCTTTGAATGCTTTGTTTCATGACCATTTTTTTGCCATTCTGTTCATTTTTACTGGCATTTTTCTGGTGAACTACGTGCTGATGAACTCAGCAGCTGTGGTGTTCAGCAATGCAGACATTGTGCTTAACTTCCAAGATGTTTCTTTGCTGATGGACCAG ATATTTAGGACTCCAATAGCACCAATGGCATTTTTTCTGGTCCTTCTCTGCTCTAGTCAGGTCACAACTTTAACATGGAATATTGGTGGGCAAGTGGTATTGCAACATTTTTTTGGCATAAAGCTACCTCTGCCGGTTCATCACGTGTTAGTTAAGGCTCTCACTATCATCTCAGGCCTCTATTGTGCAAAGAGTGCAGGAATTGAAGGAATGTATCAATTGCTTATTTTCTGCCAAGTTATACAGGCTATGCTTCTTCCATCTTCTGTGATTCCTCTTTTCCGGGTTGCATCATCAAGATTAATAATGGgagctttcaaaatctcttggtATCTTGAAATCCTGGCTTTGTTTACATTTTTTGGGATGCTTGCCTCAAATGTTATTTTTGTCGTAGAAATGTTATTTGGAAATAGCAGCTGGATCAATAACATGAGGGGAAGTACAGGAAGCAGTCTGATAGCCCCATATACTGCTCTCCTACTCATTTGTTGTACTTCCATTATTTTTACGCTATATCTGGCTGTTACACCACTAAAATCTGCGAGTGAGGGGCCAGAGGCACAGATATGGACCTTGCATTCTCAGAAAGATAAGTTGGAGGTTGCCAAGGGCAGAGAAGAAAATGATCTAGATAACATTACATTTGATGAAGATCAGGGGTCTGCAGTAGAACCTGTCTTGGAAAGTTCCCTGGAGGGTGTTCCTGATAAATCAGTTCATGAATTCAATGTTGAAATGTCTGAGACATCTATTGATTCTGACCATGATACTCATCGGTCTTCTTATGGTCCAAACATTAGTTCTACTTGTACTTCCCCATCACATCATCCCGAAGAATTGAAGTCTGCAGTTGAACCTGACTTACTGGAAATCACAGATAGAGTTTCTGCTAGTGGCTTGCCAGATGCAGGTATTGTGCAGAGGGTTGAGTCCAAGTATCCGGTGGAAAAGGATGTCAGAGTGGAAACAGATGTTCGCATGGATAAAGATGATGGAGGTGCTTTGGAGGCTGAAGGCTCCCTTAGAGGAGCTTTGCCAACTTCAACCTCTGATGGTCCTGGATCCTTTAGTAGTGTCATGGAAAAAGGTTATGATGGAGGTAATGGCAGTGGAAGCCTGTCAAAATTGTCTGGATTGGGTCGCTCAGCACGACGTCAATTAGCTGCAATTTTGGATGAGTTTTGGGGTAATCTGTTTGATTTTCATGGGAAGCTAACTCAAGAAGCAAGTACAAAAAAACTGGATATTTTGTTGGGATTAGATTTCAAAGTAGTGGGTTCTGGCAAAATGAATAGCTCAGGAGCAGAATTGTCCAAGAATTTCTTTACAGATGCAGATAGAGGAGCGGTTTTCTCAGCAATCTCAAGGGACTTCAGCTCTCCCAAACAGAAGAAAGATTCAACTATTGAGTTACCCTATGGGCTTCAAATGGGATCCGCATCCTGGTCTCAGAATATGCAAGTATTGAACACAGATATGCAAAACTCAAGCAGCAACCTACTTGATCCCAGTGAAAAGCTCTGTTCTAGTTTGCACTTGCCTCAACTTTCTGATAATTGGGATTATCAGCCGGCTACAATACATGGTTATCAGATAGCATCCTATCTCAAAGGGATTGGTTCCGGCAGAACTCCCTATTCCTCAAGCATTTCACTAGAACCAATGCCAACTCCCAGGTCAGCTGCATCCTTTATTCCGAATTTCAGAGATTCGGTTATGTATACTCAAGGGCAAAATGGACTTGGTTCAATGGGAACATCTGGTCTGCAAAGCCCAACAGCATCTCGAATTGGCAGAATGCCGGTGGAAATGCCTTACTATGACCCTTCCCTGGTTGAAAGTAGTGAAAATTTTGGCCCTTCAGCCTCCACAAAGAAATACCATAGTTCACCTGATATTTCTGCACTCATTGCTGCTAGCAGGAATTCCTTGTTGAATGGGGGAAAATGGGGTGGTCCTATTGGCCCTCATCCATTCCTGGGTAGGATGACATCTGAGAAATCACAATATTTGAACTGCACCTCTAGAGCTGGAGGTCCACTGGCATTTGATGAGCTTTCTCCCCAGCTTCATAGGGATGTGTTCTCTTTACAGTCAAATTTGAATCCGGAAATGAAATCTCTTTGGTCTAGACAACCATTCGAACAATTGTTTGGTATGGTAAGCCCAGACCAGAGTAGAGGGGATGGAGGAATTGCTCCCAGATCCAGCATAGCTCCCAACAAAGACACTCTCTCTCATGTGGAACCAGAAACCAGCCTTCTTCAATCTCTTCAACATTGTATCAGGAAACTCCTAAAATTGGAGGGATCAGATTGGCTGTTTAGACAAAATGGTGGGTCCGATGAGGAGCTAATTGATCGAGTTGCTGCAACTGAGAAATATCTACATGATAATGGCAGGAATGAGGTATACATGAGTGACCATCATTTGTCTGCTGATCAAAGGGCCAGTGCAGACCAGAGGAGTGAAGAGGCAGATACCCCTTACATTTTGTCATTGCCCAATTGTGGAAATGGTTGCATATGGCGACCAGCCCTGGTTGTGAGTTTTGGTGTGTGGTGCATACACCGGATTTTAGAACTATCACTCGTGGAGAGTCGGCCAGAGCTATGGGGCAAATATACTTATGTTCTTAATCGCCTTCAG GGAATTCTTGATCCTGCATTTTCCAAGCCTCGTCATCCGATTAGCTGCTGCTCATGTCTTGAAAGACCAGCAAAATATATGAAGAGCTTCAACCAGTCACAGCAGAATGGGCTGTTATGTACCATTGAAAAATTGGTCAATGAATCCTTCACAACAGCAAGTATGATTCTCGAGATCATCAAGGATGTGGAGATTGCAGTGTCTGGCCGCAAGGGCCGGACTGGCACTGCAGCAGGTGATGTTGCATTTCCCAaaggaaaagagaacctggcatCTGTATTAAAGCGCTATAAGCGTCGGCTCTCAAACAGGTTTTCTGGGAACCATGAAGGCACTTCATCCTGCAGGATCCCTTCACCTGCTACTTCCTCAGTTTTATAG
- the LOC105059761 gene encoding protein ETHYLENE-INSENSITIVE 2 isoform X2 — translation MASGGAVPHLFPSIGPALMISMGYIDLGKWVAAVEGGARFGYDLILLVLFFNFAAILCQYLATCIGMITGKNLAEICREEYCRPACITLGLQAEFSMITSDLTTILGIAYGLNLLLGVDLVTCICFAAIGAVLLPFFVTVLRQRRLPNVALNALFHDHFFAILFIFTGIFLVNYVLMNSAAVVFSNADIVLNFQDVSLLMDQIFRTPIAPMAFFLVLLCSSQVTTLTWNIGGQVVLQHFFGIKLPLPVHHVLVKALTIISGLYCAKSAGIEGMYQLLIFCQVIQAMLLPSSVIPLFRVASSRLIMGAFKISWYLEILALFTFFGMLASNVIFVVEMLFGNSSWINNMRGSTGSSLIAPYTALLLICCTSIIFTLYLAVTPLKSASEGPEAQIWTLHSQKDKLEVAKGREENDLDNITFDEDQGSAVEPVLESSLEGVPDKSVHEFNVEMSETSIDSDHDTHRSSYGPNISSTCTSPSHHPEELKSAVEPDLLEITDRVSASGLPDAGIVQRVESKYPVEKDVRVETDVRMDKDDGGALEAEGSLRGALPTSTSDGPGSFSSVMEKGYDGGNGSGSLSKLSGLGRSARRQLAAILDEFWGNLFDFHGKLTQEASTKKLDILLGLDFKVVGSGKMNSSGAELSKNFFTDADRGAVFSAISRDFSSPKQKKDSTIELPYGLQMGSASWSQNMQVLNTDMQNSSSNLLDPSEKLCSSLHLPQLSDNWDYQPATIHGYQIASYLKGIGSGRTPYSSSISLEPMPTPRSAASFIPNFRDSVMYTQGQNGLGSMGTSGLQSPTASRIGRMPVEMPYYDPSLVESSENFGPSASTKKYHSSPDISALIAASRNSLLNGGKWGGPIGPHPFLGRMTSEKSQYLNCTSRAGGPLAFDELSPQLHRDVFSLQSNLNPEMKSLWSRQPFEQLFGMVSPDQSRGDGGIAPRSSIAPNKDTLSHVEPETSLLQSLQHCIRKLLKLEGSDWLFRQNGGSDEELIDRVAATEKYLHDNGRNEVYMSDHHLSADQRASADQRSEEADTPYILSLPNCGNGCIWRPALVVSFGVWCIHRILELSLVESRPELWGKYTYVLNRLQGILDPAFSKPRHPISCCSCLERPAKYMKSFNQSQQNGLLCTIEKLVNESFTTASMILEIIKDVEIAVSGRKGRTGTAAGDVAFPKGKENLASVLKRYKRRLSNRFSGNHEGTSSCRIPSPATSSVL, via the exons ATGGCGTCAGGGGGAGCAGTGCCTCATCTTTTCCCGTCTATTGGACCTGCACTTATGATTTCTATGGGATACATTGACCTTGGAAAGTGGGTGGCAGCTGTGGAGGGTGGGGCCCGCTTTGGATATGATCTCATATTACTAGTTCTCTTTTTCAATTTCGCTGCCATTTTGTGCCAGTACCTTGCAACTTGCATTGGTATGATCACTGGAAAGAATCTTGCAGAG ATTTGCAGAGAGGAGTATTGCAGGCCAGCATGCATAACACTTGGACTCCAAGCAGAGTTTTCCATGATTACTTCAGACCTGACTACG ATTTTGGGCATTGCATATGGACTCAATCTTCTACTTGGGGTTGATCTGGTCACATGTATCTGTTTTGCTGCAATTGGTGCTGTTTTACTTCCCTTTTTTGTCACTGTTTTG CGGCAGAGAAGACTCCCAAATGTAGCTTTGAATGCTTTGTTTCATGACCATTTTTTTGCCATTCTGTTCATTTTTACTGGCATTTTTCTGGTGAACTACGTGCTGATGAACTCAGCAGCTGTGGTGTTCAGCAATGCAGACATTGTGCTTAACTTCCAAGATGTTTCTTTGCTGATGGACCAG ATATTTAGGACTCCAATAGCACCAATGGCATTTTTTCTGGTCCTTCTCTGCTCTAGTCAGGTCACAACTTTAACATGGAATATTGGTGGGCAAGTGGTATTGCAACATTTTTTTGGCATAAAGCTACCTCTGCCGGTTCATCACGTGTTAGTTAAGGCTCTCACTATCATCTCAGGCCTCTATTGTGCAAAGAGTGCAGGAATTGAAGGAATGTATCAATTGCTTATTTTCTGCCAAGTTATACAGGCTATGCTTCTTCCATCTTCTGTGATTCCTCTTTTCCGGGTTGCATCATCAAGATTAATAATGGgagctttcaaaatctcttggtATCTTGAAATCCTGGCTTTGTTTACATTTTTTGGGATGCTTGCCTCAAATGTTATTTTTGTCGTAGAAATGTTATTTGGAAATAGCAGCTGGATCAATAACATGAGGGGAAGTACAGGAAGCAGTCTGATAGCCCCATATACTGCTCTCCTACTCATTTGTTGTACTTCCATTATTTTTACGCTATATCTGGCTGTTACACCACTAAAATCTGCGAGTGAGGGGCCAGAGGCACAGATATGGACCTTGCATTCTCAGAAAGATAAGTTGGAGGTTGCCAAGGGCAGAGAAGAAAATGATCTAGATAACATTACATTTGATGAAGATCAGGGGTCTGCAGTAGAACCTGTCTTGGAAAGTTCCCTGGAGGGTGTTCCTGATAAATCAGTTCATGAATTCAATGTTGAAATGTCTGAGACATCTATTGATTCTGACCATGATACTCATCGGTCTTCTTATGGTCCAAACATTAGTTCTACTTGTACTTCCCCATCACATCATCCCGAAGAATTGAAGTCTGCAGTTGAACCTGACTTACTGGAAATCACAGATAGAGTTTCTGCTAGTGGCTTGCCAGATGCAGGTATTGTGCAGAGGGTTGAGTCCAAGTATCCGGTGGAAAAGGATGTCAGAGTGGAAACAGATGTTCGCATGGATAAAGATGATGGAGGTGCTTTGGAGGCTGAAGGCTCCCTTAGAGGAGCTTTGCCAACTTCAACCTCTGATGGTCCTGGATCCTTTAGTAGTGTCATGGAAAAAGGTTATGATGGAGGTAATGGCAGTGGAAGCCTGTCAAAATTGTCTGGATTGGGTCGCTCAGCACGACGTCAATTAGCTGCAATTTTGGATGAGTTTTGGGGTAATCTGTTTGATTTTCATGGGAAGCTAACTCAAGAAGCAAGTACAAAAAAACTGGATATTTTGTTGGGATTAGATTTCAAAGTAGTGGGTTCTGGCAAAATGAATAGCTCAGGAGCAGAATTGTCCAAGAATTTCTTTACAGATGCAGATAGAGGAGCGGTTTTCTCAGCAATCTCAAGGGACTTCAGCTCTCCCAAACAGAAGAAAGATTCAACTATTGAGTTACCCTATGGGCTTCAAATGGGATCCGCATCCTGGTCTCAGAATATGCAAGTATTGAACACAGATATGCAAAACTCAAGCAGCAACCTACTTGATCCCAGTGAAAAGCTCTGTTCTAGTTTGCACTTGCCTCAACTTTCTGATAATTGGGATTATCAGCCGGCTACAATACATGGTTATCAGATAGCATCCTATCTCAAAGGGATTGGTTCCGGCAGAACTCCCTATTCCTCAAGCATTTCACTAGAACCAATGCCAACTCCCAGGTCAGCTGCATCCTTTATTCCGAATTTCAGAGATTCGGTTATGTATACTCAAGGGCAAAATGGACTTGGTTCAATGGGAACATCTGGTCTGCAAAGCCCAACAGCATCTCGAATTGGCAGAATGCCGGTGGAAATGCCTTACTATGACCCTTCCCTGGTTGAAAGTAGTGAAAATTTTGGCCCTTCAGCCTCCACAAAGAAATACCATAGTTCACCTGATATTTCTGCACTCATTGCTGCTAGCAGGAATTCCTTGTTGAATGGGGGAAAATGGGGTGGTCCTATTGGCCCTCATCCATTCCTGGGTAGGATGACATCTGAGAAATCACAATATTTGAACTGCACCTCTAGAGCTGGAGGTCCACTGGCATTTGATGAGCTTTCTCCCCAGCTTCATAGGGATGTGTTCTCTTTACAGTCAAATTTGAATCCGGAAATGAAATCTCTTTGGTCTAGACAACCATTCGAACAATTGTTTGGTATGGTAAGCCCAGACCAGAGTAGAGGGGATGGAGGAATTGCTCCCAGATCCAGCATAGCTCCCAACAAAGACACTCTCTCTCATGTGGAACCAGAAACCAGCCTTCTTCAATCTCTTCAACATTGTATCAGGAAACTCCTAAAATTGGAGGGATCAGATTGGCTGTTTAGACAAAATGGTGGGTCCGATGAGGAGCTAATTGATCGAGTTGCTGCAACTGAGAAATATCTACATGATAATGGCAGGAATGAGGTATACATGAGTGACCATCATTTGTCTGCTGATCAAAGGGCCAGTGCAGACCAGAGGAGTGAAGAGGCAGATACCCCTTACATTTTGTCATTGCCCAATTGTGGAAATGGTTGCATATGGCGACCAGCCCTGGTTGTGAGTTTTGGTGTGTGGTGCATACACCGGATTTTAGAACTATCACTCGTGGAGAGTCGGCCAGAGCTATGGGGCAAATATACTTATGTTCTTAATCGCCTTCAG GGAATTCTTGATCCTGCATTTTCCAAGCCTCGTCATCCGATTAGCTGCTGCTCATGTCTTGAAAGACCAGCAAAATATATGAAGAGCTTCAACCAGTCACAGCAGAATGGGCTGTTATGTACCATTGAAAAATTGGTCAATGAATCCTTCACAACAGCAAGTATGATTCTCGAGATCATCAAGGATGTGGAGATTGCAGTGTCTGGCCGCAAGGGCCGGACTGGCACTGCAGCAGGTGATGTTGCATTTCCCAaaggaaaagagaacctggcatCTGTATTAAAGCGCTATAAGCGTCGGCTCTCAAACAGGTTTTCTGGGAACCATGAAGGCACTTCATCCTGCAGGATCCCTTCACCTGCTACTTCCTCAGTTTTATAG